A stretch of DNA from Carya illinoinensis cultivar Pawnee chromosome 12, C.illinoinensisPawnee_v1, whole genome shotgun sequence:
attaacatattattggtattcctatatatatttatgattattaCGTCATCATgttaattattttcatttaagtaAATGCAATTCTTATTTATTAGGAATTTTAATttacacattaatttataattgatgTTTAAGGTATGATAttgattgttttattttctatttgtaatgcatttaatataatttctcaAGGAGTAAATGGTGATTATATTCTATTATAGTTTTCTTCCCCGTATgtataatacatacatacattatatataatataataattataatattatttaatctaATGGTGACtgtattctattatatattatttataattttgtatataaatttattttctctatAATTAGGTCAAATTCCTTAAAAATTAGAATGAGTTGACAGAGGATCCTATTTTCAGCATGTAATTATTAATCTTTCTAGTTGGCATTtgaacaatactttttttttttttttgaaaagaacctcatatctcatttcattcacTATAACCATCTGTTACAATTTTGTCAAAGAGTACATGAGAAAACGCTTCTTCTGGGCAATCTTCCATCCAAACTATTTCCTCATCTAATCCAATTGCTTTCTTGGCTAAGCTATGTGCCACCTTATTTCCTTCTCTGTATATGTGTTGCAACTTCCAGCTACTTACATCAGACAATATACTTCTCAAATCATCTACTATCTGTCCATACCAGGCCCAGTTTTCATCTCTATTGTTTACAGCATCTACTATAGTCAGGGCATCACCCTCAAATTCAACATTTACAAACCTTAGTTCTGTACATACCTCAACAGCTCGCCATAGTGCTTGTAATTCAGCAACTATTGGACTGCAGATGTTAGTCCTGGGCATACACAAACATGTAAGGACTTCACCTTCCTCATCCCTTATCACCACACCAGCTCCCATCTTTTGAGTTTTCTGATCAAAAGCTGCGTCCCAGTTGATCTTCACTGTATTTTCTCCAGGCCTCTTCCATTTCACATTTCTGCCAACTGCTGTAGCTGACAACTTATTAACCTCTCCCACTGCTTGAGCTTCTCTGTATTCCTCCAAGTCTGCAATAGCCTGACTAATCAAGCACTTTGGCCCTGTAAAATGTTCTTCAAAAATCAGTTTGTTCCTTCTCAACCAGATTTTTCACATGGACACAGCTACCATTTCAACTTCCCTTTTAGGCAGCTTCTGAATTATTTTTTCCCATACTTCACTTAAGCCTTCATCACTGCATGACCATTTCCTTAGAGGACTAGCATTTTCTGCCCATACATCCCTTGCAGCTTCACAACTCCATATAGCATGGCCCACAGTTTCAGTTTCTTTATTGCAGATGGGACATGAATCATCTTCCACCATCTTTCGTTTGACTAAGTTCTGTTTAGTAGGAAGACAGTCGTCCAAAGCTCTCCACATGAAGTTTTTAACCATTGCAGGAACTTCCATTTTCCATAAAGCCCTCCATCTACCACTTCCATAATTCCTACTAGAGGATTCCcctttgtttctgtttttcagttcCATATCTAAATGATATGCACTTCTTACTGAGAAGATCCCATTTCTTGTGTAGCCCCAAATTTGCTTGTCATTGGCACCCTTTCTGCTTACAGGGATCATTTTCACAATATTAGCTTCTTCACTTCCCAACACAGCTTCCACTGTCTCTATCTTCCATTTACCTTCCCCCATCAATTCAGCAACCTTTGCTTCCCTACTAAGAATCTGTACAGGAGCTTGAGATGGTCTCCAAGAGGACCATGAGGGTATCCATTTATCTTTCCAGATGCCTATCTGTTTGCCATTCCCCACCCTCCAAACTACTCCCTCTTTGAGTAATCTCAAAGCACCCCATAAGCTTCTCCATATAGCTGAAGGGCTCCAACCAAGCTTTGATGACATCAAATCCTTGCTTCtgaagtatttctctttaagaATTGTGGCTGACAAGGATCCTGGATCAGTTAAGACTCTCCAGCATTGCTTGGCCAGCATTGCTGAGTTGAAACTGTCCATATCCCTAAAGCCTAAACCACCCGAGTGTTTTGCAGCCCCCATTCTTTCCCAACTTCTCCAATGTGTTTTCCTGTCATTTTGTTTGTGGCCCCACCAAAACCTTGCCATTAATGAAGATACTTCAGAACACAACCTCTTAGGAAAACGAAAGACACTCATGTGGTATGTCGGGATAGCTTGGATTACAGCTTTTAGAAGCACCTCTTTTCCAGCCTGAGATAGAAACTGATTTTTCCAATTATTTAGTCTCTGCCAAATCCTCTCCTTAATACCTCTAAAAGCATTGTATTTCGACCTTCCAAACCATTGTAGGTAGGCCTAAATACTTTTCACTGTCACTATATAGCCTTGCCCCAATTACTGCCCTTAATTGCCTCTTCTCCTCCCTTCTTGTGTTACCACTAAAAAAGATTGAGGTTTTCTGATCATTGAGGCATTGACCAGAGGCTGCCTCATATACCTTCAGCAACTCCTTCAGTCTTCTCCATTCTCCCAAGTTggctttacaaaataaaatgcaGTCATCTGCAAACATTAGATGGGTTACAGCTGTTCCCCCTCTAGTTACAGTAGCCCCTTTCACCTCCCCCTTCCTCTCAGCTTCATTGATCAGACTACTCAGCCCCTCAGCACAAAGTACAAACAAGAATGGAGAcaatggatctccttgcctgATCCCCCTTGAAGGCTCAAAATACTCACCAACACTGCCATTAACTAGTGTGGAATATGATACTGTTGAGACAGTTCTCATGATTAATTGCACCCACTGATCACAGAAGCCTAGCTTGTTCATCACTTCTTCCAAGTACCTCCACTCCACACGGTCATAGGCTTTGGACATGTCCAATTTGACCGCCATGCTCCCCTCCTTCCCCCTTTGCCTATTTCTCATGGAGTGCAACAGCTCATAAGCTGTTAAAATATTATCTGAGATCAATCTTCCCCTAATAAAAGCACTTTGTTGGTAAGAAATCACATCAGGCAATACCACTTTCAGCCTATTTGCTAGTGTCTTGGCCATTATCTTATATAAGACATTACACAAGCTTATAGGTCTGAATTCTCCAACTGTAACAGGCTCTTTAACCTTGGGAATCAAAGCTATAAGAGTCTGATTTATACTTTTCAGATCCCCTTTCCCATTCATAAACTCCATCACAGCCAAACACACATCCTCCCCTACTACATGCCAATATTTCTGGTAAAAGCAAGCACTAAAACCATCACTTCCCGGGGACTTATAAGGGCTCATCTGAAACACTGCAGTTTTTATCTCCTCTCTAGTAACTTCCTTAGTTAGGAAATCATTCATACCCTTACTCACCTTAGCTTTAATAAATTTTGTACCAGCTTTGATCATCTCCAAAGTTGGTTCTCCTGATGACAAGACTTCTACAAAATGCTTCTTAAAAGCCCCTTCAATCCCTACCTGGTCCTTCATCACTCTGCCATATGAATCAGAAACTTGAAGGattctgttttttttccttctttgactTGCACATTCATGAAAATACCTTGTGTTTCTATCCCCATACTGGAACCAGTTTCTTTTGGCCCTCTGTTTCCACTTCACATCCTCTTTTTCCAACAACAAGCCAACTTCCCCCTTTAACCTTTTTATTTCCCCACTTATACTTCCATCCTCTACCTCCTGTAACTCCATTAATTTCTTAGTTTTTTCTCTCAACTCCTctccctcttttttatttttaactctgCCCCAATTCTGCAGGACAgcaccacatttttttaaagctcTCTTCATTTTTTCAACATAAGAATCTCCCCCTTCATTCATCCTCCACTCCCCTTTTATTACCTCCTCACACTCCACATCCTTAGTCCAGCAAGCTTCAAACCGAAATATTCTTTTCCTTGGACCATTTACCCTATTCATAGATAAATGCAACACAATTGGTTTGTGGTCTGAACATCTAGCAGGTAACACCTCTACCATCACCTCCTTATACAGCTCATTCCACTTGCCATTTGCCAAGCATCTATCCAACCTTTCTTTTACAAAAGTACCATCCATATGGCCATTGCTCCAAGTGTATCTACCTCCACTATAGCCCAAATCAAACAGCTCATTCTCCTCCATAGCCTCCCTGAACATCCTCATCTGACTCTCTTCCCTTTGACCACCTCCCCATTTCTCGGATTGGCAAATGATCTCATTGAAGTCACCTGCCACACACCAAGGAACTTCTGCTTCTGGTTTCAACATATTCAACAAATCCCAAGATAACTTTCTCTTAGCTGATTCGGGATGGCCATAGAAGCCAGTGAATAACCACCTCTTTCTCAATTCCACATCAAGAATCCATGCACTTATATGCCATCTAGAATAGCTAATAATTTCTACTTCCATCTCATCAAACCATAGTAGAGCCAACCCTCCTGCCTTTCCTATAGGATCCACAACAAAACTCTGCTCATACCCCACTCTTcttctaattccttcaatcTTTTTTGTAACAATCATTGTTTCAATTAGAAACATGATCTTGGGCCTCTTATCCTTTGCTAGGGAGCAAAGAtcctgaactgtccgagggttcccaagccctcggcagttccaacatAGGATATTCATTGTAATAGGTGGGGCTGCTTCACAGCCACCACCTCTACATTGTAAGTGTCAATCTCCACTAGCTCTTCTCCCTTCTTTACTCTTTTAGCTTCTGTTTCCTTTACCTCcccccttctctttttttcttgacaGTTTGGTCCCCCTCAATCCCTCCCTCTTTCTGTTTACCTCTTGCCCTTCTTTTCCACCTCCTCTCCCTTTCCAGCATATTCCCTCTTCCCTCATCCTCACTAATCACTTGTGCATTCTCCAGAGTGTTCCTCTCCCCTCGGTCCCTTTCATCCCTCCCTTCATTTCCCTCCACAATAGCTCCACCTTCCCTCATTATGATCTTCCCACTCTCCTCTCTGATTACAGGATCTTTTTTCACCTCCCCTCCCTCTTCCTCACTCCTCTCCTTCTCcacttctttctccttttttccCTCTCTACCCCCTTCACCTTCTGCATTCCCCTCCCATCCCTTAAAGTTCCCCCGAGAGCCTCCACTAGCTCTAAGCCAGGGGCCAAATTGAGTTTTCCTCTCCCCCTCTATAGCCTGTGACAATTTACCCCCTGTGCATCCCTCTTCCCCGTGGACAATACAACCACACTTGAAACACAACTTAGGAAGTTTTTCATAAGTGAAAGGAACCCATAGCTTCTTCCCTTCCACCTCTATAGTTCTCCCTCTCGCCACAGCCTTTCTTAAATCCATCTCCACCTTTACTCTCAGATAACTCCCCCACCCTACATCATCCTTTGGTGCATCCACCTCTTCCACTTTCCCTATGGATTCACcaatttctttcccaacattatACTCCATACACGACAAAGGCAAGTTGTGCATATGCACCCAAAGAGATGCCAGATCAAAGTTAATCTGAGATGGCTGGGTCAATCCATCAAACGGCTTCAGTGCAAACATCAAGTTATCAAATAACCAAGGGCAACCTTCCAACACACGTTTCTTATCACCCTCAGTTGCAAAGGTAACTATAAAAATGTTCGTACGAATCTCAGTAAACACAGGAGGTCGGCTTACCTTCCAAATCTTGGACATCGTAGCACTCACCACCTCCTTCCCCTTGGTGCGATTTGAACACACCTTCCCTATCAAGCTGCACTCTCCTCTGTTCTTCAGTTTCATCGAGCCTCCAATCCGCACACTGATGGCCTCATTTTCCTCTTCATTCAGACTCAACCTCTTCCAAATGCTTTCCAAATCCTCCATCGGAAACCGCTGTACCACGATCGTGAACAGCACTCGGGAACCTCACCTTCCACGGTGAAGACTTTGAACTTCTCCTCCTTTCGCGCCCTCAGGCCGTTATAGAGAGAGAAGACTTAATACCCCTCTTCTCTTTTAGTTCGGCTACCGAACAATAAAATAAACGGATCTTCGTCAAGTTATTTGAACAATACTTTTAATGCATAGAGTCATAAGCCTGACCACATTCAAAATACTAGTGAATTAACCAGTTGTCTGCCGCtttaattatcaatattttttcaaatccatttattatgctttttaaataaatacatgTATTTGTATTTATAACTATTCTTACACGTGTATTTATAAGTACGTACTAAATGGTGTGAGTGGAaagttattttctctctctctttttaattcGGTTGAAGGACATTGATAAAAGTTATTTTGTTGTGTCTTCTAATAATTTTCTTGCAAGGTTTCAAAAGACTCGCCATattaagaaattgaaaaattctatacactaaACTACTATCCCACTAAGTATGATGTGGcatatttatcaccattaaataatcatttattacatgtttatttatcatccaatgATAATACATGAACCATATCTTACTTAATAGGATAAAAATAGGATGAGAGtggtatatagtattatttcaCTCTTCATGTTTGTTTTAAACCGTTTCTAATGGACTTAATTATGTGCATCCCTTCTAAGGTATTCATGATTATTACGTCATGTTgtccaaaagtttgaatcttgaaTATGTACGTAATTCATATATACGTTCTCAATCGCTAAATTTTTTCGTcatttcataataaaataaactaactaTAAATTAACTACATGTTGGAAATTAAatgtgatcattttttttttttgtttttacttttatgcAGAGCTTGCAAATTTAAGCAACTTGGAGGTTCTTATCTTAGCAAGAAATAATTTTGGTGGACAACTAACAACCCAAGGTAAGAAAAAGTTGTATCATCTAATGAACAATTAGTATTCTATGGATCTTTTGCATCCACTACACATGAAGAACACAAGAATTAGTATTTGAAGTTCCATTGTCAGGTACCATTGTTTTAACAAGAAtatacacataaaaatatgaaattgtcAACTTTCATTTAATTGGAGATGCTTAGGTTTAATATTAAGAATACTTTTGCCTCTTCagacatatatatttgttataaaatCAATTGTGAATTTTTAACAAATGTATAATTGatacttaaaaagaaattatgattAGAGTTACACTTATAACTCAAAATTCGAGAATAAGTATCAAAAGAGTGCATGGTAATTAATTGGTGGGAGATAAGGAGTCCATCTTTATAGTTTATAGGTAAACTTGACACCATCTCTCTAGTAGAACTGGCCAATTTAATCAAGTTATAGAATTAATTTGGATATTAGTGCAAATTTGTTCTAGCAGGTAAACTTGACACCATAACTCTTGGGAATCATTTCTCAATTTGTTGGGAAACTACTTTTGCGCTGGCATTTACGTGTTGTTAGTATTACCCTAATGATCtataattacttatgaattgaccattttttttttatattgaacaTAAAGGTGATTGGTTTGACCGATTGTTAGAGTAGAGCATAATCAATTTTGATGCTATTTCTTTTGACAGAATTTTGTACATTGAAGAAGCTTGAAGTGTTAGATCTATCTTACAATCACTTTGAGGGGATCCTACCTCCATGCATAAACAATATGACATCtcttgtggtgttagatatttCCAGTAACCAATTCAATGGAAATACTTCATCATCATATGTAGAAGCCATCGGAACAAGTCTCGAGTACATTGATTTTAGTGGTAACCAGTTTGTGGGGATATTCTCATTCAACTTATTTGCCAATTACTCCAAGCTTGAGGTTCTTAAATTCAACGACCAAAATAATAAAGTTGAAATAGAAACTGAAGGTTCGATGGGTTGGTACCCTTTGTTTCAGCTGAAGATCATTGAATTGTCTAACTGTAGTCTGTACAAGCTCACCAGCAATATTCCGAAATTTCTTCTTGTCCAGCATGAACTGAATATAATTAATCTTTCTCACAATAAGTTGAATGGAAGCTTTCCAAATTTGTTGGTTGAAAACAATACAAGATTATGTGTGCTAGATCTTCGAAATAACTTTTTTGTTGGCCAGTTATATTTACCAACTTTGATCCACACGCATATGTTCTGGATGGATGTCTCGGCCAATCACTTGGATGGAAAACTTCCAGAAAATATTGGCaagatttttccaaatttaGTATATCTAAATCTTTCCAATAATAATCTTGAAGGTAATCTTCCTTCCTCAATTGGTGGCATGTTGTATTTGGAGGTATTAGATTTTTCTTCCAATAATTTCTCAGGCGAGGTCCCAAGAGGATTAAATACAGATTGCCTGTCATTGCGGATTTTGAACCTTGCTCATAACAGCTTCAACGGTACAATTTTAGTTGGGAAAAACCAGAGAATTCTACAGATGAAAGACAATCAATTCACAAGTATCACACCAGTATTTAATTCAACTGTTGATCTATCATATTTAGATATCAGCAACAACAGAATCTCAGATACTATCCCCCGATGGCTTGGGAACATGTCATACTTGAGCACTCTTGTTATGGCTAACAATAGTTTTTATGGTTGGATCCCATGTGAACTAAGTATGACAGGTACATTAGACCTTTCTCACAACTTATTTACAGGATCGTTACCTTTTTGCTTGAATCTACCAAAGCTTAAACACCTATATTTGCAAGGGAACGAATTCACAGGATCAATACCGAAAGTTCTTTTCAATTCCTCATCTCTTTTGACATTGGATATTGGATATAACAACTTTACGGGCAACATCTCTGTTGAAATCAAACAACTTCAAGGCTTAAGAGTACTTTTGCTGAGTGGCAATCATTTTACAGGTATAATTCCGAATCAGTTGTGCTTGTTAAGAATGATAAGCATAATGGATCTTTCCAAGAATGCTTTTTCTGGGACCATACCACAATGCCTCCATGACATATATTTTGGGAAGATAGCGGATCCTAGTTCTGATGATTTTAGTCTAAAAGTTGATACTTACTCTCCGAATTTGGGATCAATTTACACATATAAAGGTTTCTCAGGCAATGATGCTTACAAGTACTCATATCTTCAATATGTTGATACAGAAGTAGAGATCGAGTTTGTAACCAAATATAGGCCTAGTTCTTACAAGGGTTCTATCCTTGGTTACATGTCTGGATTGGATTTCTCGTGCAATAACCTAACAGGTGGCATCCCTCCTACGTTAGGCCAAATAGCTTCATTGCATGCGCTAAACTTATCTTATAATCAGCTGACTGGTAAAATTCCAATAACATTCTCAAAATTGGCTCAATTGGAAAGTTTAGACCTCTCTCATAATAATTTGAGTGGAGAGATTCCTTCAACATTGATTGATCTAACCTTTCTTGAGGTTTTCAATGTGGCCAACAACAACCTATCAGGTAAAGTTCCAGATATGAAAGCACAATTTGGAACATTTGAGAAAAGCAGCTATGAAGGAAACCCACTTCTTTGTGGACCACCACTAGATGAAAGTTGCATCAAAGGAAATGAGTCATATCCAACACCAAGACAGTCTTCAAATGCTACTGACTACAAATGGTATGAAGTAGATCCTATAGTCTTCCATACAAGCTTCTCGGTAActtacatcattttcttttttagtgtTATTAGTCTTCTTTATATTAATCCTTATTGGCTACAAAGGTGCACCAACTTGATTGAAGATCTTATAtacaaatgttattttttttttttttgaaatcttaGAAAGGTTGTTAAACTGTCTATGTAATTAGATAAATTGACTCTCTTCGGTATTTTTAATGATAGTAATAATGGTTAGTTATCTATGAATTTGGTTTTGAATAATTGGTTATTGGGCTTAAATATGAAAGATGTGTTCCCTTAGACTTGTTATTCTATTTGATTATGGATATTGTTTTCCATATTTAAGAATTGTTCATTCTATGTGAGTCCATTggattaaataaatcaataataaattaaaaaattaagaaaatttgcCCAAATATATGAGTCATAACCAACAACAACATAGTGCATGTTCAAATGAAAGTACCAcgaaattatatgaaataaaatcgAGTGTTTTCCTTTCATGCTTCTTGGTATCTTAAGTCACGTTCTTTTTGCGTGTTAGTAGTCATCTTTATATTGATCCTTATTGGCAATAAAGTACCCTAGCCAATTTAATTGAGGATCTTATATACTCGTGTTActattatatttgttattttctAAAAAAGGTCATCAATATGTTATTAGATATATTGACTTTCCATGGAAGTGTCATGATAGTGATAACAGCTTGTTGTGTATGCATTTCATTATAATCAATTAATTATTGTGATCAAATATGAAGATTGGTTTTTGGTTATACTTTTCATTCTATTTGATGATGGGTAGTGTTTTcaataactaaaaatatttttctttataactaGTCCTCTGAACTAATCCCATTAGTTTAGTGACAAAAAAAATGGTGACCAAACCTATCACGACTGAGGTTGTTTGAGGTTGACCTAACTAAGCCAAAATCTCTATTCCAACCAATCTATCTTGAAGCTAATCCCAAACTCCTGGTAGAGGATTGGTCTGTTTTCAATACAAGCTAGAGATATGATCATTTAGAATGAAGCCTTTTACAACTAtgatcatttcattttaaataatgggtATTTACAACGATTTTTTCCTCCCTACAAAAGATACTTCATTTCCTATAACAATAATGAGTTTTGCAAATGAAAATTAACTCCTTGTAAATAATCTAATTGTTGCAACAACTATGattatttctaatgaaatttGTTCCTGTAAATAAACGTTGTCATTGCAATAAAAGTTTTCATGACCTATAGTACTAAAAAGTTAATTGCAAGGTTATATTTCAAGGTATTAGCAAGGAAACatttttgttggattttataTTCATCGGACTTTCGTTGAAAACTACTTTATATTACCAACTACAATATTTCTGGCTGCAAATAGTTTTCTTACCaacaaatttattttccttgcaattaattaaaatatttgtaagaaAAATCAAGTTGTTTCTAATCTCATAATTAATGGTTATTTTTAGTTACAGAactaaaaaattcataacagCTAAAACATTTAGAAAGAAATGGACATGGGCATGTCAACGTGCTTAGTACCAATGAAGGCATTGCTTATGTGGGTGCTAGTGGTTTTTGTTCAAACTCTTGTCCAGAAAGGTTGCTTGGAGGAAGAGAGAATTGGCTTGCTTAATTAACTTCAAGTCGTCTTATCTTAA
This window harbors:
- the LOC122289749 gene encoding receptor-like protein 56 isoform X5; the protein is MNMGVLQSYFSMKALLWVLVVFVQTSEYMGCLEEERIGLLHLKSFLIISIQPLKAYNLDYLLPSWVNHEKSDCCGWERVTCNSTTGHVKELSLDNLSPYYPTFDDDVNFYFKSMQYEEPWLLNVSLLEPFKELRSLDLSFNTIDGCIRDEGFEKLSTLKNLENLNLGYNFFDDNSINLQSLGAITSLKTLNLTWNKLEGYFPAEELVMLRNLNTLDISWNYYNGTLPNQGFERLEVLRNLETLILDWNNFGDSIIPSLSNLTFLVTLSLADNHLGLEGVKGVEGWKMLSRLENLEILDLSNNYLNDTHFLQSIAAIKSLKSLNLAWNKLTGSLPTKGFKRHAHVLRNLETLILDYNWFDDSIIPSLSNLTSLVTLSLAGNYLGVEGVKAVEGWKMLSRLENLEILDLSDNALNDTSSLFQSIAAIKSLKSLNLGYNELTGSLPTKELANLSNLEVLILARNNFGGQLTTQEFCTLKKLEVLDLSYNHFEGILPPCINNMTSLVVLDISSNQFNGNTSSSYVEAIGTSLEYIDFSGNQFVGIFSFNLFANYSKLEVLKFNDQNNKVEIETEGSMGWYPLFQLKIIELSNCSLYKLTSNIPKFLLVQHELNIINLSHNKLNGSFPNLLVENNTRLCVLDLRNNFFVGQLYLPTLIHTHMFWMDVSANHLDGKLPENIGKIFPNLVYLNLSNNNLEGNLPSSIGGMLYLEVLDFSSNNFSGEVPRGLNTDCLSLRILNLAHNSFNGTILVGKNQRILQMKDNQFTSITPVFNSTVDLSYLDISNNRISDTIPRWLGNMSYLSTLVMANNSFYGWIPCELSMTGTLDLSHNLFTGSLPFCLNLPKLKHLYLQGNEFTGSIPKVLFNSSSLLTLDIGYNNFTGNISVEIKQLQGLRVLLLSGNHFTGIIPNQLCLLRMISIMDLSKNAFSGTIPQCLHDIYFGKIADPSSDDFSLKVDTYSPNLGSIYTYKGFSGNDAYKYSYLQYVDTEVEIEFVTKYRPSSYKGSILGYMSGLDFSCNNLTGGIPPTLGQIASLHALNLSYNQLTGKIPITFSKLAQLESLDLSHNNLSGEIPSTLIDLTFLEVFNVANNNLSGKVPDMKAQFGTFEKSSYEGNPLLCGPPLDESCIKGNESYPTPRQSSNATDYKWYEVDPIVFHTSFSVTYIIFFFSVISLLYINPYWLQRCTNLIEDLIYKCYFFFF
- the LOC122289749 gene encoding receptor like protein 21-like isoform X6 — translated: MNMGVLQSYFSMKALLWVLVVFVQTSEYMGCLEEERIGLLHLKSFLIISIQPLKAYNLDYLLPSWVNHEKSDCCGWERVTCNSTTGHVKELSLDNLSPYYPTFDDDVNFYFKSMQYEEPWLLNVSLLEPFKELRSLDLSFNTIDGCIRDEGFEKLSTLKNLENLNLGYNFFDDNSINLQSLGAITSLKTLNLTWNKLEGYFPAEELVMLRNLNTLDISWNYYNGTLPNQGFERLEVLRNLETLILDWNNFGDSIIPSLSNLTFLVTLSLADNHLGLEGVKGVEGFKRHAHVLRNLETLILDYNWFDDSIIPSLSNLTSLVTLSLAGNYLGVEGVKAVEGWKMLSRLENLEILDLSDNALNDTSSLFQSIAAIKSLKSLNLGYNELTGSLPTKELANLSNLEVLILARNNFGGQLTTQEFCTLKKLEVLDLSYNHFEGILPPCINNMTSLVVLDISSNQFNGNTSSSYVEAIGTSLEYIDFSGNQFVGIFSFNLFANYSKLEVLKFNDQNNKVEIETEGSMGWYPLFQLKIIELSNCSLYKLTSNIPKFLLVQHELNIINLSHNKLNGSFPNLLVENNTRLCVLDLRNNFFVGQLYLPTLIHTHMFWMDVSANHLDGKLPENIGKIFPNLVYLNLSNNNLEGNLPSSIGGMLYLEVLDFSSNNFSGEVPRGLNTDCLSLRILNLAHNSFNGTILVGKNQRILQMKDNQFTSITPVFNSTVDLSYLDISNNRISDTIPRWLGNMSYLSTLVMANNSFYGWIPCELSMTGTLDLSHNLFTGSLPFCLNLPKLKHLYLQGNEFTGSIPKVLFNSSSLLTLDIGYNNFTGNISVEIKQLQGLRVLLLSGNHFTGIIPNQLCLLRMISIMDLSKNAFSGTIPQCLHDIYFGKIADPSSDDFSLKVDTYSPNLGSIYTYKGFSGNDAYKYSYLQYVDTEVEIEFVTKYRPSSYKGSILGYMSGLDFSCNNLTGGIPPTLGQIASLHALNLSYNQLTGKIPITFSKLAQLESLDLSHNNLSGEIPSTLIDLTFLEVFNVANNNLSGKVPDMKAQFGTFEKSSYEGNPLLCGPPLDESCIKGNESYPTPRQSSNATDYKWYEVDPIVFHTSFSVTYIIFFFSVISLLYINPYWLQRCTNLIEDLIYKCYFFFF